One window of Fusarium keratoplasticum isolate Fu6.1 chromosome 2, whole genome shotgun sequence genomic DNA carries:
- a CDS encoding L-galactonate dehydratase codes for MAEITITGWKTRDVRFPTSLDGTGSDAMNAAGNYSSAYCILETDSQYTGHGMTFTIGRGNDIVCAAINHVAERLKGKTLSSLVSNWGKTWRYLVNDSQLRWIGPEKGVIHLALGAVVNAVWDLWAKTLNKPVWRIVADMSPEEFVSCIDFRYITDAITPEEAVAMLKEQEATKPQRLEEALNSRAVPAYTTSAGWLGYGEDKMKSLLQETLNAGYRHFKVKVGGDIERDRKRLGIAREVIGYDKGNVLMTDANQVWSVPEAIDYMKQLADFKPWFIEEPTSPDDVLGHKAVREALKPYGIGVATGEMCQNRVIFKQLLQTGAIDVCQIDACRMGGVNEVLAVLLMAKKFGVPIVPHSGGVGLPEYTQHLSTIDYVVVSGKLSVLEYVDHLHEHFLHPSVIKDGYYTTPTEPGYSVEMKPESMDRYLYPGEKGVSWWTSEEARVILDGEKI; via the exons ATGGCTGAGATCACCATTACCGGCTGGAAGACCCGCGATGTTCGGTTTCCCACGTCCCTCGACGGAACTGGCTCAGATGCCATGAACGCCGCTGGCAACTACTCATCCGCCTACTGCATTCTCGAGACCGACTCACAATACACCGGTCATGGAATG ACCTTCACCATCGGCCGCGGAAACGACATTGTCTGCGCAGCCATCAACCACGTCGCCGAGcgcctcaagggcaagaccctctcctccctcgtGTCAAACTGGGGCAAGACATGGCGCTACCTCGTCAACGACAGCCAGCTTCGATGGATCGGTCCTGAGAAGGGTGTCATccacctcgccctcggcgccgTCGTCAACGCCGTCTGGGATCTGTGGGCCAAGACCCTCAACAAGCCCGTCTGGCGCATCGTGGCCGACATGAGCCCCGAGGAGTTTGTCAGCTGCATCGACTTCCGTTACATAACCGATGCTATCACCCCTGAGGAGGCCGTGGCGATgctcaaggagcaggaggccACCAAGCCTCAGcgtctggaggaggcgctCAACAGCAGAGCTGTGCCTGCCTACACGACCagtgctggctggctgggttacggcgaggacaagatgaagTCTCTTCTCCAGGAGACTCTCAACGCGGGATACCGTCacttcaaggtcaaggtcggTGGTGACATTGAGCGAGACCGCAAGCGTCTGGGCATTGCTCGTGAGGTCATTGGTTATGACAAGGGCAACGTGCTCATGACCGACGCCAACCAGGTGTGGTCTGTCCCCGAGGCTATCGACTACATGAAGCAGCTCGCCGACTTCAAGCCGTGGTTCATCGAGGAGCCTACTTCTCCTGATGATGTCCTCGGCCACAAGGCTGTGCGGGAGGCACTCAAGCCTTACGGCATTGGTGTCGCCACAGGAGAGATGTGCCAGAACCGTGTCATCTTCAAACAGCTTCTCCAGACTGGTGCCATTGACGTGTGCCAGATCGACGCCTGCCGCATGGGTGGTGTCAACGAGGTGTTGGCCGTGCTtctcatggccaagaagttCGGAGTGCCCATCGTGCCTCACTCTGGCGGTGTCGGTCTTCCCGAGTACACTCAGCACCTGAGCACCATCGACTACGTCGTCGTCTCTGGCAAGCTGTCTGTGCTCGAGTACGTGGACCACCTTCACGAGCACTTCCTCCATCCTTCGGTGATCAAGGACGGATACTACACCACCCCCACGGAACCGGGTTACAGTGTCGAGATGAAGCCCGAGAGCATGGATCGGTATCTCTACCCTGGTGAGAAGGGTGTGAGTTGGTGGACTTCTGAGGAAGCTAGGGTTATCCTCGATGGTGAGAAGATTTAA